The following DNA comes from Shinella zoogloeoides.
CCGCCTCCATGAAGCTCTGGGTCGAGGAAGCCAACCGGCTGCGCGCCGACTTGCCGCAGGACGTGCAGGACACGCTGACGCGGCACGAGACGGCCGGCACGACGGACCATGCGGATTACCAGCAGGCGACGAACGTCTTCTACGAGCGGCATGTCTGCCGCGTCGTGCCCTTCCCGCCGGAGGTGACGGCGAGCTTCGAGCAGGCGGCGCGCAATCCCACCGTCTACACGCTGATGAACGGGCCGAACGAATTCCACGTCATCGGCACGCTGAAGACCTGGAGCGTCATCGACCGCCTTCCGGCCGTCGACGTGCCGACGCTCATCATTTCCGGACGATACGACGAAGCCACGCCCGCCACGGTGCAGCCCTTCAAGGACGGCATCAAAGGCGCGCGCTGGGAAATATTCGAGCATTCCAGCCACATGCCGCATGTCGAGGAACAGGAAAACTGCATGCGGGTGGTCGGGGACTTCCTCAATCAGCACGATCGATAGAAAAGGGGACAGACATGAAGAAACTGCTTTTGACGGCCTCGACCGTCGCGCTCCTGGCCGGCGGATGGCTGGCTCCGGCGCAAGCCGAATACCAGCAGGACCACCGCGGCGGCACGATGCGCCTTCTCGCCCGCTCGGCGGCCGGCACGCTCGACCCGCATATCAACTACACCGACCAGGGCTGGCAGATGTATCAGCCGATCTATGACGGCCTCGTCGCCTTCCGCAAGGCCGAGGGCACGGACGGCTTCACCATCGTCCCGGACCTCGCCGAGGCGCTGCCGGAGGTCACCAACGACGGCAAGACCTTCACCTTCAAGCTGCGCAAGGGCATCAAGTTCTCCACCGGCCAGGAGGTCGGCGTGAAGGACGTGGTCGCCTCGTTCCAGCGTATCTTCAAGATTTCCGGCCCGACCTCGGGCACCTTCTATGCCGGCATCGTCGGCGCGGACAA
Coding sequences within:
- a CDS encoding proline iminopeptidase-family hydrolase, with protein sequence MSDRINSTEGRAPFRGYETWYRVSGDLRSGKLPVVILHGGPGVAHNYVDAYKLLARDGRTVIHYDQLGCGNSTLLPEKGADFWTPQIFIDELESLVDHLGIRGGFHVLGQSWGGMLGAEYAVLQPEGLVSLTIANSPASMKLWVEEANRLRADLPQDVQDTLTRHETAGTTDHADYQQATNVFYERHVCRVVPFPPEVTASFEQAARNPTVYTLMNGPNEFHVIGTLKTWSVIDRLPAVDVPTLIISGRYDEATPATVQPFKDGIKGARWEIFEHSSHMPHVEEQENCMRVVGDFLNQHDR